CAGTGCCGTGCTTTGCCGTGCACAGTGGTGCTTGGCTGTGCACGGCCACGCACAGCCGCACAGTGCCATGCTCTGCCGTGCAGAGCCGTGCTTTGCCATACAGAGCTGTGCTTCGCCGTGCAGTGCCATGTGCAGCCGTGCTTTGCTGTGCAGAGCCGTGCTTTGCCGTGTGCAGCCGTGTTTTGCCGTGCACAGCTGTGCTTTGCCATGCAGAGCCATGCTTTGCCGTGTGCAGCCGTGTTTTGCCGTGTGCAGCCGTGCAGAGCCGTGCAGAGCCGTGCTTCGCCGTGCTTTGCCCTGCCGGGCCAAGCGGGCGGGAGGCTGGCCGGTGGCACGGTGCCACTCAGGTAAATATTTTGCTGGAGCCGCCGCTGCTGGCACAGGGCCACCGGCGGCCGTTTGAAGCACCTGCAGATCCGGGGGCTGGCGCCGGCCTCCGTCTCCTCGTTAGAGCCGGCTTCTGGAGGCCTAACGACACCGCCGGAGTCGGGGTCCCCGCCGGCCGGGACAACCGTgcggggggacatggggcagggTCTGGCTTCCtcccgctgccggcgcggcgccaggacggggcgggcgctcgccctcCGCTCCCGCGGCTCTGCCCGAGCCGGCAAAGTTTGCCgagcgaggctggaggaggctctGGCGgagccgcgcggccgccgccgggggggtcGCTCCCCGCCCTCCCGCTCCCTTCTCCGCCACGCTAGTTTGCTCCTGGTGGCGTTTGCCACGGGGAAAACCGCAGCGAGCTGAGCGAGCGCCGGGGCAgctggccgcggccggggggcagccgcccggccccccgcctccGGGGCGCCCCGTGGGCACCGGCAGCCCCGAGGCAGCGGGACCCCCCGGGGGCCCTGTGCCCGCAGGTCTGTCCCCACgaatgtcccctgtgtccccgcgCGGGCGGGATGGCCCGGCCGACAGCGGCCCCGGCTCTGGGCTGGCCCCGGAGGAGCTTCGTGCCTGTCGCGCGGGGCAGGACGGGGAGCTCGAGGGCCCCCAAacagcctggggagggggggggtctcctgGGCGAGAGGGTCCCACGCACCGTCGCGGACCGCCTGGACGGGACCCGAAACGGGCTGCTTcaccccagcctgccccggcGGGCTCTgccggggaaaccgaggcacggaggcggccgagcgcccCGCGTCCCGCCGGCCGTGCCGCGCGCCGTGGGGgcacccgcccgcccggcggggaAGGGGTTAATCGGGGCCCCGGCGGGCTCgtttgaacccccccccccaatcagctCCCCGAGGGCTCATTAGCCGAGGCCTCGGCCCCCCTGCCCGCGGGATGAATAATTCAGCGCGCTGGTAGGAGACgtgtcctccctccctctccttcctcctcctcctcctcctcctcggcggctctgccttccccagctgGCTGCGCTCAGTCGCGGCCGTGCCGAGCGCGGGCGCTGCCGAACTCCGGCGGGCAGCAGCCGGCCCCGCCATGGACCCCAAGGACCGCAAGAAGATCCAGTTCTCGGTGCCGGCGCCCCCCAGCCAGCTGGACCCGCGCGCCGTGGAGCTGGTGAGGgcggccgtcggggcggccgtCGGGGCGGCCCCGCCACGCAGCGCAAGGGGGACGGTGGGGACAGGAGGGACGGCACAGGGGACAGAGGGGACTGGGCTGGCCGGTGGGGTGGGATGGGACGGGGACAGACGGGGACGGGACAAGAGCGCTCCAAGGTCCCCGTGCGAGCCGCGGTGCCACGGCAAAGGGGAGGTGTGCGGGGAAAGGACGGGACagagggacaggaggggacaggaagggggacggaggggaagggatggggcagaggggacagggcaGGACGGGGGCACGGTGcctctgccctgcccgggggACGTCGCCGGGACACGGCTGCCCACGGGTGAcggggggggccggggtcccgcggggccgggcacgGCCTCCCGCCGGGGCACTGCGCCTTTCGGTGGCACTGGCCCggaccccgcacacgcgtgcacacgcacacacctgcacacacacacgcgcgtgcaACGCACACGCGTGCAACGCACGCGGCGGCCGGCGAGGGCAGGGGCGGCCgtgccctggccccggccccggccccgcggtgaCACCCGGCTGGCGCAGATCCGCCGGCGGAGGCCCACGCCGGCCATGCTCTTCCAGCTCTCCGAGCACTCGTCCCCAGGTGAGTGGCCGGCGCCCTGCAGGGACGTGCTGGGGTGGGACACGGCGGCAGGGGACATGCTGGGGACGGGACTCGATGCTGGGGTGGGACATGGTGACGGGGATGGGATTCGGTGTCACACGTGGGACACAATGGCAGGGACGGGACGTGGTGGCGGGGATGGGATTGGATGTCACATACGGGGTGCAGTGGCAGGGACGGGATGCGGTGGCAGGGATGGGAATCAGTGTCACATACGGGAGGTGGTGGCAGGGACGGGATGCGGTGGTGGGAAGGGGAGGTCGCAGCAGGGATGGGACACAGTGGCAGGGATGGGACATGGTAGCAGGGAAGGGACACGTGGTGGGGACAGGACACAGTGGCGGGGAGCGGATGCTTTGGCCAGGATGGGACGCGGTGGCAGGGACAGGAGGTCCCAGCAGGGACTGGACAtggtggcggggaggggacgcGGTGGCAGGGACAGGAGGTCCCAGCAGGGACTGGACAtggtggcggggaggggacgcAGTGGCAGGGACAGGAGGTCCCAGCAGGGATGGGACGCAGCAGCGGGGAGGGGACGCGGTGGCAGGGACAGGAGGTCCCAGCACGGACTGGACAtggtggcggggaggggacaCGGTGGCAAGGACAGGAGGTCCCAGCAGGGACGGGACgcagcggcggggaggggacgcGGTGGCAGGGACAGGAGGTCCCAGCAGGGACGGGACGCAGCAGCGGGGAGGGCACGCGGTGGCAGGGACAGGAGGTCCCAGCAGGGACGGGAcgcggtggcggggaggggacgcGGTGGCAGGGACAGGAGGTCCCAGCAGGGACGGGACGCAGCAGCGGGGAGGGCACGCGGTGGCAGGGACAGGAGGTCCCAGCAGGGACGGGAcgcggtggcggggaggggacgtggtggcaggggcaggaggtCCCAGCAGGGACGGGACGCGGTGGCAGCTCCCTGGAGGTGGGGTAAATCCCTGGGGCCGGGCTGCCCGGCTCCGTCTCGGCACCGGCGGGTGCCAGGGTGCCCGTGGGTGGCCGTgggtgccctcagggccccgcCTGCCCCGTCCCGCTGACCGGCTCTCCCTCCGGCCCGGCGCGGTGGCCCGCAGAGGAGGAGTCCCTGCCCTACCAGGtgagcggcgccggggcggcgcggccgcagtGCCAATGCTTATCGGGCAGCGCtggcaccgtggggacggggacgaggaGCGAGGCCAGGCGGTGGGATTTGGCGATGGTGCAAACCCACCTCAGGATGCGGGGACCCACCTCACCTCCCGGGCCCCAaaccggccccagccccaggggtCCCCATCGCAGGGTCCCCGTGGTGGGGACGTGCTCACTGCGTCCCCAAGGCTGGGTCCCCATGGTGGGGACACGCTCACGGCGTCCCCAAGGCTCAGTCCCCATCGCAGGGTCCCCATGGCAGGGACGTCCTCAGAGCATCCCCAAAGCTCAGTCCCCATCGCAGGGTCCCCATGGTGGGGACGTGCTCACAGCGTCCCCAAGGCTTGGTCCCCATCGCAGGGTCCCCATGGTGGGGACATGCTCGCAGCGTCCCCAAGGCTTGGTCCCCATCGCAGGGTCCCCGTGGTGGGGACGTGCTCACGGCATCCCCAAGGCTCAGTCCCCATCGCAGGGTCCCCATGGCGGGGACGTCCTCAGAGCATCCCCAAAGCTCAGTCCCCATTGCAGGGTCCCCATGGTGGGGACGTGCTCGCAGCGTCCCCAAGGCTTGGTCCCCATCGCAGGGTCCCCATGGTGGGGACGTGCTCGCAGCGTCCCCAAGGCTTGGTCCCCATCGCAGGGTCCCCATGGTGGTGACGTGCTCGCAGCGTCCCCAAGGCTTGGTCCCCATCGCAGGGTCTCCATGGTGGGGACGTGCTCACGGTGTCCCCAAGGCTTGCTCCCCATCGCAGGGTCCCCATGGTGGGGACGTGCTCGCAGCGTCCCCAAGGCTTGGTCCCCATCGCAGGGTCCCCATGGTGGGGACGTGCTCGCAACGTCCCCAAGGCTTGGTCCCCATCGCAGGGTCCCCATGGTGGGGACGCCCTCATGGTGTCCTCAAGGCTGGGTCCCCAGTGTGGCTTCCTCATCCCAGGGTCCCCATCACCTGGGGTCCCCATACTAGCGTCCCCATCCTGGAAGGGCTCATCCCAGCATCCCCATCCCAGGGCACCGTCCCGGGGTCCCAATCCCAGCGTCCCCATCCCGTGGCAGAgccgggcccgcggccgcccccagcgCGGGGGGACGCCGGGGACCCGGCCCCACCGCCGCACGCTCCCCACAGCGAGCCGCCGGCGAGGGCTGCCTGCTTAAACCAAAGAGGACCAACCCGTGTGCCTACACGCCGCCCTCGCTCAAAGGTACCGTCCGCCGCGCCGGCGCccgcgagccggggccggggggccgagcCCATTGcgcaggtggggaaactgaggcaggcggGCTGCGCCCTGACGGTGGCCGGCGCCGCAGCCGTGCAGCGCATCGTGCAGTCGCACCTGGAGAGCGGCCTGGCCGGCGGCGACCGCGACAGCTCCGACGGCGAGGCCGACGACGGCGAGCACGAGCCGGCCCGCGCCTGCGACCCCGACTGCGCCCTCGAGCCTGGTGAGAGCGACGGCTGCCGGAGTcccggggacatggggacgggggctgccggatcccgggggacgtggggacacggggacgggggctgccggatcccgggggacgtggggacatggggatgggggccACCGGATcccgggggacgtggggacacggggacgggggctgccggagccccggggacgtggggacatggggacgggggctgccggagccccggggacatggggacaggggctgCTGGAGcccgggggacgtggggacacggggacgggggccGCCGAAGcccgggggacgtggggacatggggacgggggctgccggatcccgggggacgtggggacatggggacgggggccACCGGAGcccgggggacgtggggacatggggacgggggccGCTGGAGTcccggggacgtggggacatggggacgggggctgccggagcccgggggacgtggggacacggggacgggggccGCCGAAGCCCGGgagacgtggggacatggggacgggggctGCCAGATcccgggggacatggggacatggggatgggggccACTGGAGcctgggggacgtggggacatggggacgggggctgccggagcctgggggacgtggggacatggggacgggggccGCTGGAGTCCCGGGGACGTGGGGAAATGGGGacgggggctgccggagcccgggggacgtggggacacggggacgggggccACTGGAgcctgggggacatggggacatggggacgggggctGCCAGAGTcccggggacatggggacatgggaatGGGGGCCACCAGAGCcccggggacgtggggacacggggacgggggccGTCGGAGccccggggacatggggacgggggccACCGGAGCCCGGGGGACGTGGGGAAATGGGGAtgggggctgccggcgcccgggggacgtggggacagagGGATGGGGGCCGCCGGAGTcccgggggacgtggggacatggggacacggctGCCGGAGcccgggggacgtggggacacggggacgggggctGCTGGATCCTGGGGGAACGTGGGGACAAGGGAAGGGGGCTGACACAGCCCGGAGGCCATGGGGATGGGCTGCTGGATCctgggggatgtggggacagAGGGATGGGGGCTGCCagagcctggggggggggacgtggggacacggggatgggggctgctggagcccggggggacatggggcatggggacacgggaatgggggctgccacagcccaGAGGCCACGGGGACGGGCTGCCAGAGCCTGGGGGGGacgacgcggggacacggggacaggggctgctgcagcccagaggcCACGGGGATGGGCTGCCAGAGCCTGGGGgcacctggggacatggggacgggggctGCCACAGCCCAGAGGCCACAGGGACGGGCTGCTGGATctcgggggacatggggacacgggcaTGGGGGCTGCCGCAGCCCAGAGGCCACAAGGATGGGCTGCTGGAGCcccagggtgggggtgggggggggcacccccccaaccccaggacGTGTCCGTTCGGCGgagggggaagcggggccggTCGGGGCCAAGcgtgcctccttcctccccctcctcgccccggctggtcgccgctgccgcccgccaaGGCCCCGGCAGCCAGGCCAGGGCCGAGCCGCGGCTCTTCCCCGGCGGCTCCAAGGCGCACAAGCGGAAAGGTAAAAGCggtgggggggacgcggggccggtggggggccggcgggggccgtgCCGGCGCCCACGGGGCCTCCGCGCCCACCAGGCGGGCAGAAAGTGTCCTTCgccggcggcgcggaggagcgcgGCCGCGACCTGAAGTCGCTGACGGTGTCGGAGATCCCCGAGGACGCCGAAGGCAGCgaggacgacgacgacggcggcggcggcggtacggggctggcggggggggcggcccgcgggGTAGGccgcgtccgtccgtccgtccgccgaCCCGCTGAGGCCGTCCGCCCGTCTGTCCGCCCGCAGAGCGCAGGCCCgtcggctcggccccggcgccgtCGCGCCCCGAGCGCCATTCGCCCCTGGGCACCAGCTAGCCGCCACGGGGGTCCCGGGagggcccggccggcccggcccgtcccggcccgtcccgccgccgccgccgccgccgtcaccccGCTTCGCCCggctccgtgtgtgtgtgtgcgtgtgcatgggccgctccccgcgcccggccccccgcctcgccccccgAAATAAACCGCTGTACAGAGAGGCTGGGCTGctgttggggttgggggggggggccatggggcccaggcgtccgggccggggtgggggggggtgagagCTGGGGATAGGGGTTGGGGGGTGGACCCACACGTCTGGGGGTAgcgggtggggggacgggggggcggtggggcaggacCCACACGTCTGGGGGTAgcgggtggggggacgggggggcggtggggcaggacCCACACGTCTGGGGGTAGcgggtggggggacaggggggcggtggggcaggacCCACACCTCCGGGCTGACAGCGGGGCACGTGTGGGGCAGCAGGTTGTGGGGTGGGACTCATGCAtcagccctccccccccgccccggtgggGAATGGTCTCTCCCGGCCCCATATCGCCCCCCCCAGCAGGGAATGGTCTGTCTCTGCCCCacattcctcccctccctttGAGAAATggtctctcccagccccacatcctCCCCCGTGGGCATGGTTTCCCCCAGACCCACATGACCCCCCCCCGCGGTGGGGAATGGTCTCTCCCGGCCCCACATCCTCCCCCGTGGGCATGGTTTCCCCCAGACCCACATCACCCCCCCCCGCGGTGGGGAATggtctctcccagccccacatcctCCCCCGTGGGCATGGTTTCCCCCAGACCCACATCACCCCCCCCCGCGGTGGGGAATggtctctcccagccccacatcctCCCCCGTGGGCATGGTTTCCCCCAGACCCACATCACCTTCCCCCCAGTGGGGAATGGTCtgtcccagccccacatcctCCCCCGTGGGCATGGTTTCCCCCAGACCCACATCACCCCCCCCGCGGTGGGGAATGGTCtgtcccagccccacatcctCCCCCGTGGGCATGGTTTCCCCCAGACCCACATCACCCCCCCCCGCGGTGGGGAATGGTCTCTCCCTtcgcccccgcctcccccgcttggacccgtccgccccccccctccgccccgtcCCTAATGGTCGGTGCCGGGCGCAGCCTCGCTCGGGCGTTTCGCTTCCGGGGTcagaggtggcggcggcggcgcgcgcgggggccGGAAGCGGCTCGCGCCGGGGTCCACTTCCGGCGGGGACCTGGCACCGGGGCCGCCAGCAGGTaccgcgggccgggggggggggcggctgcggccTGGCGGGCTCGGGGGTGCCCGGTTACCGGGTCCCcccgtgtgggggggggggtcgggctcggcggggccggtGAGGGCCCCGTCCCGGTGCGGGGTCGCTCCACGGCGAGGCCCCCGTCGCGCCCCcaccgcggggccggccgcgcccCAGGGCCgccgacctcccccccccccccaaacccgggaTTTACCGGCGGCCCCGGGAAACCGGCTGCGCTTGGtgctggggggggccctggggagccgaagcgccgccggccgcggccgtcCAGCCCCGCGGGCCGTAAATTTTGCCCGACGGTGGGGTTTGACGTCGGGGCCGGGAAGCGGCTCGCTGGTAAGCGGCAACGCGCCGATGGGGATCAGCTCGTCCCCCAGCTGCCTTAGGCACTGATCCGCCACGGGCACCGCTGCGCTGGTTTCGGAGCGGGTGATGCGCGCTGGCGGCGATGAGCGGGAGGCCTCCGCGCCGCCGGAGAGGCGGCACGCCACTGCTGGGGGCTCGCAGCGATACGCGCAGCTAAAAGCTCTGCCTGGCTTTAATAGTAGCAATAATACTTTCCCGTTCAGGGACCTCGAGGTGCTTTTGTGAATATTAACCAATTACGCCTTGCGGCCCTTCCTGGCAAGAGGCATCGTCGGCTGTTTATAGCTGGGAACAGGAAGGTACACGGAGACGGAGAGATTTGCTTAAGGTCAGAGCAGATTATTTGAGGGCCTGGGACTAGCTCTTTGCTCCATCCGTTTGCAAACACTGACTTGAACAGCTAAGTCTAGAATATCCCCGCCGTGACTTCCAGCACTCATAAAGCTATGCTGTAAACGTCCCTTTATAACTTGGAGGGCTGCTGGCCGCGCAGCCTCGGATGGCTGGCCGGATTATGCTATTTTTAGAGGCTTACGTTGCAAAACATGTTGCGACCCTGAACTATGCAGGCGGACGAGAGAGCGTGCGCCGGCTGCAGGGCCGGTCGCTGCTCCGCGGGGCTGGTCGCTGAGGCCTGGGTACTCTTCCCTCGCTCCCTGTCCCGCTGGGGAGCGGTGGCGCGAGGGCTGTCGCTCTTGGACGCTTGCGCTAGAGGCAAGCGGCGGCAGAAAACGTGCGTTCTGGGCTAGCGATGGCAGGGCGCTGCGTGCGCTGCGGTTAGGGCTGACGTGCCCTGCCCGCACTGAGCGCTCCATCCGCGTGAAGTCGGGTATATCACGTTTGAAGATGCTCTTAGCTGCAAGACCTTATAGGCTCTTCCTCTTCCCCGTGCTGCAGGTGACTGTCATCTTTCAAGCTCCAACCTGAGCAATAATAAGACCCCAGGTCTGCGCCTTGCCCCTGCCTGCCCTCATAGTCCCACCTGTGCGTTTCCCTGCATGTAGTTGCCACAGATGCACGACCGCTGCTTTGCTTCTGGGGTGTCTGCAGAGtctcatattttatatttttcctttgagtgGGCTGATTGCCCGACGCACTTGTGCGCTGCCCTGCGGAGCCGTCACCTCTGCGGTTTGAGCTGAgtgccagccctgccctttgCGGATGGGCGTGAGGCAGGACGCTCCTTGAACCGTGGTGCAGGGGTGGTGTGATGCCGGCCGCGGTCGCTGCCCTCTGCAAGCTCTGTTATCTCTGCTGTGATAAAAGCAGTATAAAGTGTTTCATGTGGTTGTAAATCTGTATTGTCTGGAGCGCGTATGTCCTGTTCCTCACCACGGCACCTCAGAAAACCCCTTGGCACCTGCTATGCGGGAACTAAGTGAGAATTTGCTGAGATTTAAGTCACAGTACAATGAGATCTGGCCAGAGTTAAGTACTTATTAATACACTTCTGATGGCGGCAGAAAGATCAAAGGCTCTCCAAAGAGCAGGACATAAAGTAAACCCGCAGTGTTGGCTGGGCTGTTGTTAGGAATCAGTGATTGCAGTTGAACGAAAGGAAATGAGACCATGCACAATGTGGGATCAGCCCAGGGTGTGCACGGTCCGTGGGACCTGGCATCAGATCCTCTATTTTCCTTGATCCTTGCGGTGTTACGGCACCTGCTGTGTCCCTTTCTTTGCCCAAACTCCTTGGGGCCAGCAGCAGACCAGGGTGGGGGAAACCGTCCTTCTTTGGCGACACGTTGTGTGGAAGGTCAGAAGCTTTCTGGAGTGCTGTTTCCTACGCTTCTCTCAGCACAaacttttcttctcatctttgcATGAGGCCCTGAGAGTCTCCTCATTACAGCTGCTTTATAAacctgagctggcagctgctgGTGACTGTTAATAAAAACAGTGACTAATTACATCAGACCTTGAGCTTTACTTGCGCACTTGCGAGACCCTGAGTTGCCAGGCTGCATGCCGGAGTCTCGCAGCTGCTCTCGGGGGCAGGAGCCTTCCTAAATATTCAGGCAGTTGGCACACTCTCTCATTTCCCAGGCGTGGGCTCCACGGGGGCTTGCAGAAAAGGGGGCCAGGCCCAGagatgctgtggggcaggagctggaagATGGGGTGAATCAGGGGTTTGGGGGACTGAGTCGTTGccaaaatgttctgaaaattgTTTTGATGGTGTGAAGGGTAATAAGGAGGATGTTTTGGTGGGAGTGTTAGCCTGGGTAGCCTGGGTGGCTGCAGCTGTAAATTGGGTGCAAAGAGGTGGGTGGCTGTGGGTGAAGATAGTGCCTGGGTCTGGCTCTCTAGCGGTGCAGGGTGTGCTCTGTCAactgtggagctgctggagcctgTGCCCCTCCTTGCAGCAGGGGTTATTCATCATCTGAGCTGTGCTGGACCGCTGCCCTTGCACCCAGGGAAGGGAGGACGTGGCCCTGGGGTAGGTCAGCCCGTCATGGGCAGCGGCTGAACTGAGCCAGCGCTCACAGtttggggcaggcagggctgggaaggtCCCACCGCGTGGGAGGGGAAACACAGGGCGTTGCGATGTTTTGCGTCGCTTCGAGGGACGCTTGCAaactgctctgctgctttccaaAGCCCCCAAAACATCCTTGGGATGCCGACTGGCCTTATGGTTTGGATCAGTTCCTAACCCAGCCCGAGCAGGACGGACGCAAGCACTGCTGGGAATGCCAGTGCTTTGGGAATGCTTTGTCAGCTGGGCTCGATTGTAGGGAGAAGTTGGGGCTTGGAGAAGTGGGAAGTGACCCCTCTATGGCAGCACTGCTCAGAAGAGCAGCTGAGTTGGCATGTGACCCAACCGCAAC
The sequence above is a segment of the Struthio camelus isolate bStrCam1 chromosome 25, bStrCam1.hap1, whole genome shotgun sequence genome. Coding sequences within it:
- the PPP1R1B gene encoding protein phosphatase 1 regulatory subunit 1B isoform X1 — encoded protein: MQSHALPCAAVFCRVQPCRAVQSRASPCFALPGQAGGRLAGGTVPLSWLRSVAAVPSAGAAELRRAAAGPAMDPKDRKKIQFSVPAPPSQLDPRAVELIRRRRPTPAMLFQLSEHSSPEEESLPYQRAAGEGCLLKPKRTNPCAYTPPSLKAVQRIVQSHLESGLAGGDRDSSDGEADDGEHEPARACDPDCALEPGPGSQARAEPRLFPGGSKAHKRKGGQKVSFAGGAEERGRDLKSLTVSEIPEDAEGSEDDDDGGGGERRPVGSAPAPSRPERHSPLGTS
- the PPP1R1B gene encoding protein phosphatase 1 regulatory subunit 1B isoform X2; the protein is MDPKDRKKIQFSVPAPPSQLDPRAVELIRRRRPTPAMLFQLSEHSSPEEESLPYQRAAGEGCLLKPKRTNPCAYTPPSLKAVQRIVQSHLESGLAGGDRDSSDGEADDGEHEPARACDPDCALEPGPGSQARAEPRLFPGGSKAHKRKGGQKVSFAGGAEERGRDLKSLTVSEIPEDAEGSEDDDDGGGGERRPVGSAPAPSRPERHSPLGTS